TACTTCCTCAGAGGCCCTTTGCCATTTCTTACCAGACAGATAGGATTCAAGGGGTAATTCAGGTTGTCAAATGTTCCCCAAGCGTGCATTGAGGCTGGTTTTGAGTTGTGCCTGTAGCAGAGGTCAAGATAAAGTAGGCCTTTGTGGATTAGCCTGGGAGTCTTGGTATTTATTATATAGTCCCCTTTGTacccatttatactgtatatatacctggTGGATGGAACTACGCCCCTGTTTCGTCACACTGGATTTTATGTAAATGAAAGAATCAACTTTACTTTGCTCTGAAAAGATATGCACTGCACGCATGTTCCTTGTCAAAATGACCCAATTCACGGTTACCTTCAAAATAGATTTTCTGGAGTCACGTCTTCTACATCatctactactaaaaaaaagaaaataggtcACAAAATAGCAAACATGAGCAGCTTCTTTGATGTAAGAATTTGGTAATCTCAAGTAATCCAGGTCAGACATAGATAGGATCAGTGCTTGTGGAATATGAAATAGTTAATTACTGTAACTGCAATATATCCATTGGTCAAGCCAATGTAAACTAAAGATAGGCAGTTTGTCGTCTTAAATATGTTGATGGATTCTGGAAAAAGTGCTTTTTTAGGATCACAGTTTGGGACACCCTGGTATATATCGTGCCATGGTCCTGCAGATGGTGCCTAATTAGAGATCAGCATTTGATAGCTAACTATATTGGGAGctgatattttgaaacaaatgGTTAAGGTCAGTTAAGTCGGGTTGTACATCATACCTGTACTTCTCCTGAATAAAAGATTATACCCTAGGCCATAGATACAGATATTCTAGATTTTCCAGTCCTACATAAATCAACTAggatctgctaaaaaaaaaaaaaagtcacttacGTGAAATATGGATTCCTGAGATGTAAACAGGACCAGAACCAGATTTTAAGGTGAAGGTGACCGGGGTACTAAACTCCAAACCATTTACATTGATCTAGAACAGAAGGATAGTGTTAAAATTATAGGTAGAAAGTAAAAACTACAACACAATCCTCTTTCCCACATTATGCAACTAATAAAAGTTTGGCCTTACACAAAAGCAAATAATGGAGCAGGAGAAAGAACAACTAATTAGGAGAGTCGACTGCAATAATATTGCTAACAAAAGCAGGAAGGCCTATTACAAGCTGAAATAACACCTGGAcataaatgaaaagaagtaaTTTAAGGGAAAATATGCACACAGTTTAATGTCACTTTAACCTTATGAAAACATACTCCTACTGGCAATAAACTCCTACTTGACTTGAGTGGGCTTTAATGTACCGAGtgtgttttataaatgtatataggcTACATGGTCCCTCGCTATTATGCTATCCACAGTGCCATGCAAACAAGTTCAAACCCTTGACCAATACTCTTCTTCTACAATAACAAATCCTACACTGAAATGTTGTAAGCTCTAATAGAAACCGCCATGCACCCTATATTGCTCTAATTAAATCTTAAGCAACATTCCTGATTAGTCATTTACATAATTATATATGCACATATGAATATAAccttgaatctttttttttttttgcctaaaacgATATCCAAGGCCTCCTTAGAAACAGCAAACCAAGTAGGCAAAGTTACTGCCGATCTTGTGGTTCCTTCAAATATATGACTTATCTGTTTAGTTCATTGTATGACATTGGTTTGGTCTTAAGCTTCCATGAAGATTGGCTGGAGTTGCAATGTAAATCTACCATAGGTAAGACAGATGGCCGCAGAGAAGCAATCGTGATTGGCTTTCCTTGAGTGTGGTGCAATTCTGCAGCAACCACATTGGTTTCATCTTTAGCTTCAGTCGCAAGGCAGATCTACAGAATACAAATAATGGATTCCATCACCACCAATGGACAATTTTATCCCTATTTGGTCTTTAAACCTATTTATCTTATTGTCAGTTTAGTGAATTCCATTAATTATAATAACACTCAAAAGCTAGGAAtggttataataaaataacaggaAAATCATGGGGAGGATGAATCAGTATCATAGTAATAAAATCATGGAATCTCACTAAATCTTCAAGCTAAATCCCAGGTTCAGTCTATCCACcataatataaaaacaatctTACCGTCCACAGCTTCAGTAAATGTTCCAAGAAGTCATCCTCAGGTTTAAACACGTATGTCTTATGATCTTTACTCAGTACACAACCTAGAGAtggataatggtttttttttaggttttgttATATTCTTGTGTTCTCTGAAGATAAACCAAAGTTCTTATCAGCTAAATGCTAATGACGTACCTTCATACTAACAGTTGCTCAATACAAATAAACATTGTAGGGTGCcgtatctagtagagttaagtctaaatcaactggactttctgagatttcttgaaaatgtttcagcactcatctgagtggcttcct
Above is a genomic segment from Xenopus laevis strain J_2021 chromosome 3L, Xenopus_laevis_v10.1, whole genome shotgun sequence containing:
- the XB5867546.L gene encoding nucleoplasmin isoform X2, whose amino-acid sequence is MSSDELQLSSIHSESDKRPPVVWGCVLSKDHKTYVFKPEDDFLEHLLKLWTICLATEAKDETNVVAAELHHTQGKPITIASLRPSVLPMINVNGLEFSTPVTFTLKSGSGPVYISGIHISLDDVEDVTPENLF
- the XB5867546.L gene encoding nucleoplasmin isoform X1 produces the protein MSSDELQLSSIHSESDKRPPVVWGCVLSKDHKTYVFKPEDDFLEHLLKLWTICLATEAKDETNVVAAELHHTQGKPITIASLRPSVLPMINVNGLEFSTPVTFTLKSGSGPVYISGIHISLVDDVEDVTPENLF